A window of the Bufo gargarizans isolate SCDJY-AF-19 chromosome 1, ASM1485885v1, whole genome shotgun sequence genome harbors these coding sequences:
- the LOC122924939 gene encoding gastrula zinc finger protein XlCGF17.1-like: MGDPPCKSEVEEDIPGDVTTENSSKNIKGKAVLSLNYKEEAEDIMQRSSGENLITLGVHPGLQSTDLLYNPPHHEGPSPDQLQIVTKNTGQKGDKSFQGDKEFTEQSRLFSHRRIHTEEQPYSCLECGKCFTKKSYLVKHNVIHTGEKPYSCSECGKCFTKKSYLVVHRRSHTGEKPYSCSECEKCFTDRSNLVRHRISHTGEKPYLCSECGNCFTYKSHLVEHGRSHTGEKPFSCTECGKCFTKRTYLVTHERHHTGEKPYSCSECGKCFTDKSKLVNHKRIHTGEFSCIECGKCFMMRSHLVRHERNHTGEKPYSCLECGKCFTQKSCVVRHQRSHTGEKPF, translated from the exons atgggcgatcccccgtgtaagagtgaggtggaggaggacattccaggagatgtcaccacag agAATTCCAGTAAAAATATTAAGGGCAAAGCTGTATTATCACTAAATTATAAAGAAGAAGCTGAAGATATCATGCAGCGCTCCTCAGGAGAAAACCTCATTACCCTTGGTGTACACCCAGGACTTCAAAGTACAGATCTATTATATAATCCCCCTCATCATGAGGGACCTTCCCCTGACCAATTACAGATTGTTACCAAAAATACAGGTCAGAAAGGGGATAAAAGCTTTCAGGGTGATAAAGAGTTTACAGAACAATCAAGACTTTTTTCACACAGAAGAATTCACACAGAAGAGCAGCCATACtcctgtttagaatgtgggaaatgttttacaaaaaaatcgtATCTTGTTAAACATAATGTAATTCAtacaggagaaaagccatattcgtgttcagaatgtggaaaatgttttacaaaaaaatcatatcttgttgtacataggagaagtcacacaggagagaagccatattcatgttcagaatgtgagaaatgttttacagatagaTCAAATCTTGTTAGACATAGAAttagtcacacaggagaaaaaccatatttatgttcagaatgtgggaactgttttacatataaatcacatcttgttgaaCATGGGAGAagtcatacaggagagaagccattttcatgtacagaatgtggtaaatgttttacaaAGAGAAcatatcttgttacacatgaaagacatcacacaggagagaagccatattcatgttcggaatgtgggaaatgttttacagataaatcaaaaCTTGTTAATCATAAGAGAATTCATACAGGAGAATTTTCATGTatagaatgtgggaagtgttttatgATGAGatcacatcttgttagacatgagagaaatcacacaggagagaagccatattcatgtttagaatgtgggaaatgttttacacagaaatcatgtgttgttagacatcagagaagtcacacaggagagaagccattttga